The following are encoded together in the Candidatus Methylomirabilis oxygeniifera genome:
- a CDS encoding protein of unknown function (Evidence 5 : No homology to any previously reported sequences), whose amino-acid sequence MGRHVFALSPKKAFIAFVEGLLHGDLRRISLPPGHTSAIACHCTAAIMKPHHRFASRSVFRAVFKRDCFGFFLVRPAVRVAIRSVFFAVGDGAVDFTTAAWAFIEAI is encoded by the coding sequence GTGGGACGCCACGTTTTTGCACTTTCCCCTAAGAAAGCTTTTATTGCATTTGTCGAGGGCTTGCTTCATGGCGACCTGCGCAGAATCAGCTTGCCCCCAGGTCACACGTCTGCCATCGCTTGCCACTGCACCGCAGCTATTATGAAACCACACCACCGATTCGCATCCCGATCCGTGTTCCGAGCAGTTTTTAAGCGCGACTGCTTCGGCTTTTTTCTGGTTCGTCCAGCCGTGAGAGTAGCCATACGCTCCGTTTTCTTTGCTGTAGGCGATGGCGCCGTAGATTTTACCACGGCCGCTTGGGCCTTCATTGAGGCAATCTGA
- a CDS encoding putative 50S ribosomal protein L31 (modular protein) (Evidence 3 : Function proposed based on presence of conserved amino acid motif, structural feature or limited homology), which translates to MKSGVHPNYQSTTITCACGEVIHTRSTADALRVEICSKCHPLFTGRQKLIDTEGRVDRFRRKYSKKPKTAKVVEEAASAELATAAPGEVVAP; encoded by the coding sequence ATGAAGTCAGGTGTTCATCCTAACTATCAATCGACAACGATCACATGCGCGTGCGGCGAGGTGATCCATACCCGGTCCACCGCGGATGCTCTCCGGGTAGAGATCTGCTCCAAGTGTCACCCGCTCTTTACCGGTCGCCAGAAGCTGATCGACACCGAGGGGCGGGTCGATCGGTTCCGACGGAAATATTCCAAAAAGCCGAAAACGGCCAAGGTGGTCGAAGAGGCCGCCTCCGCGGAACTCGCTACGGCAGCACCAGGGGAAGTGGTCGCCCCCTGA
- the murA gene encoding UDP-N-acetylglucosamine 1-carboxyvinyltransferase (Enoylpyruvate transferase 1) (UDP-N-acetylglucosamine enolpyruvyl transferase 1) (EPT 1) (Evidence 2a : Function of homologous gene experimentally demonstrated in an other organism; PubMedId : 1512209, 9485407; Product type e : enzyme), producing MRQGARGRMDRLIIRGGVPLRGQVEAGGAKNAALPEMVASLLTGESIQLHRVPQLGDVKTTIGLLSHLGVSVERRDRETLSLRADGIGQCEAPYQLVKTMRASVLVLGPLVARFGRARVSLPGGCAIGSRPINLHLAALEKMGATVSLDAGYVEAKASRLKGARITFDGQTVTGTENVMMAATLADGVTVLENAACEPEVVDLAALLNGMGASIEGAGTPTITIEGVSHLHGAAHEVIPDRIETGTFMVAAAITGGDVTVTHCLPGHLEAITEKLRETGVLIEETDRSIRVLGDGQLRGVNVRTHPYPGFATDMQAQFMALMSIAQGSSVITETVFENRFMHVNELLRMGADIKVIGTTAFVHGIPMLSGAPVMATDLRASASLVLAGLAAQGTTTVSRVYHLDRGYESIETKLQGLGADIERVAE from the coding sequence GTGCGCCAAGGCGCGAGAGGGCGCATGGATAGGCTGATTATCAGAGGCGGGGTCCCCCTCAGAGGACAGGTGGAGGCTGGTGGCGCAAAGAACGCGGCCCTGCCAGAGATGGTGGCCTCGTTGCTTACAGGAGAGTCGATCCAGCTTCATCGTGTTCCGCAATTGGGCGACGTGAAGACGACTATCGGTCTGCTCAGCCATTTAGGTGTGAGCGTCGAACGACGCGATCGAGAGACTCTATCCCTTCGTGCCGATGGCATCGGTCAGTGTGAGGCGCCCTATCAACTGGTCAAGACGATGCGGGCATCGGTACTGGTTCTCGGCCCCCTGGTGGCCCGATTCGGACGAGCACGGGTCTCTTTGCCGGGAGGGTGCGCCATCGGGTCACGGCCGATCAATCTGCATCTGGCGGCGCTTGAGAAGATGGGTGCAACGGTCAGCCTTGACGCAGGATACGTTGAAGCGAAGGCGTCGCGTTTGAAGGGCGCCAGGATTACATTCGATGGCCAGACCGTCACCGGCACTGAGAATGTAATGATGGCCGCCACGCTGGCCGATGGGGTGACGGTGCTGGAGAACGCTGCGTGCGAGCCCGAGGTCGTCGACCTGGCCGCTCTGCTGAATGGTATGGGCGCGAGCATCGAGGGCGCGGGAACGCCGACGATCACTATCGAGGGCGTCTCGCATCTGCACGGAGCAGCGCACGAGGTGATTCCGGACAGGATCGAGACGGGGACCTTTATGGTTGCGGCCGCGATCACCGGCGGAGACGTCACCGTCACTCATTGCCTGCCGGGCCACCTGGAGGCGATTACAGAGAAACTGCGGGAGACCGGCGTACTGATAGAGGAGACGGACCGCAGTATTCGGGTCTTGGGAGACGGACAATTGCGAGGGGTCAATGTCAGAACCCATCCCTATCCAGGATTTGCCACCGATATGCAGGCGCAGTTCATGGCGCTGATGTCTATTGCCCAGGGGAGCAGCGTCATCACCGAGACCGTATTTGAGAACCGATTCATGCACGTGAATGAGCTGCTGAGGATGGGTGCGGATATCAAGGTGATCGGCACTACGGCGTTTGTCCATGGCATTCCCATGCTATCGGGCGCACCGGTGATGGCGACCGATCTGCGGGCGAGCGCATCGCTGGTTCTCGCAGGACTGGCCGCTCAGGGGACCACCACCGTCTCGCGAGTCTATCATCTCGACCGGGGATATGAGTCGATTGAAACAAAGCTTCAGGGCCTTGGCGCCGACATCGAGCGAGTCGCAGAATAA
- the hisC gene encoding Histidinol-phosphate aminotransferase 2 (Imidazole acetol-phosphate transaminase 2), producing MKRPRLLDLIKPEVLSLTAYRAEEPRPGLIKLDANESPFLLPEELRRELRCALDQVDVHRYPDAKADRLRSVLAAQLRVSPESLVLGNGSDELIQLLLLATSGPGATALAPVPTFSMYELIARAHGLRFEGVPLGPRFEPDLPTLIETIERLRPRIIFLATPNNPTGGVFSEAEICKILAVAPGLVVVDEAYGPYAGRTMLPHLIDQERLVILHSLSKIGLAGLRIGYLVAHPALAAEIEKVRLPFNLNSFSQTAAVVLLNHHEWIDANIGEVVRERERVMGCLVALPGVEAFPSAANFILFRTTHSGGDLFGALLQQGVLVRNIGSVPGLQDCLRVTVGTKAENNRFVEALTKALKQD from the coding sequence ATGAAGAGGCCGCGCCTGCTCGATTTGATCAAGCCTGAAGTGCTGAGCCTGACAGCGTATCGAGCCGAGGAGCCACGACCAGGTCTGATCAAGCTCGATGCCAATGAAAGCCCGTTTCTGCTCCCCGAGGAGCTTCGCCGGGAACTTCGCTGTGCGTTGGATCAGGTAGACGTCCATCGCTACCCGGATGCGAAAGCGGATCGGCTCCGATCAGTCCTGGCCGCACAGCTCCGGGTGTCGCCGGAATCGCTTGTCCTCGGCAATGGGTCCGATGAGCTGATCCAACTGTTGCTGCTGGCGACTTCCGGACCTGGCGCTACGGCGCTCGCCCCGGTTCCGACGTTTTCGATGTATGAACTGATCGCGAGGGCTCACGGACTGCGCTTCGAAGGGGTACCGCTCGGCCCTCGCTTTGAGCCAGACCTGCCGACACTGATCGAGACCATCGAGCGATTGCGCCCCAGGATCATCTTTCTCGCGACACCAAACAACCCAACCGGCGGGGTCTTCTCCGAGGCGGAGATCTGTAAGATTCTTGCCGTTGCGCCCGGATTGGTCGTGGTGGACGAAGCCTATGGGCCATACGCCGGACGGACCATGCTGCCGCACCTGATCGATCAGGAGCGGCTGGTTATCCTCCACTCCCTCTCCAAGATCGGACTGGCCGGTCTGCGAATCGGCTACCTCGTTGCCCATCCTGCGCTCGCGGCCGAGATAGAGAAGGTCCGCCTCCCGTTCAACCTGAACAGTTTCTCCCAGACGGCCGCTGTCGTACTGCTCAACCACCATGAGTGGATCGATGCCAACATTGGTGAGGTGGTCCGGGAGCGGGAGCGGGTGATGGGCTGTCTGGTCGCGTTACCAGGCGTCGAAGCCTTTCCGTCGGCAGCGAACTTCATCCTCTTTCGGACGACGCATTCTGGAGGCGATCTGTTCGGAGCGCTGCTTCAGCAGGGCGTCTTGGTGCGAAATATTGGGTCGGTGCCGGGCCTGCAAGACTGCCTGCGGGTCACTGTGGGGACGAAAGCAGAGAACAATCGGTTTGTGGAGGCATTGACGAAGGCCCTGAAGCAGGATTGA
- a CDS encoding protein of unknown function (Evidence 5 : No homology to any previously reported sequences), with product MYIVGVEHTGTCIAGFSIGLSIDKVVHSVNEGKSRSFGEGRPRDTNPFLGIALGFVEVLLC from the coding sequence TTGTACATAGTAGGAGTAGAGCACACAGGCACTTGTATCGCGGGTTTCTCTATCGGGCTGAGTATAGACAAGGTGGTGCATAGTGTCAATGAGGGGAAATCAAGGAGCTTTGGGGAAGGCAGACCCAGGGACACCAATCCGTTTCTTGGGATAGCGCTTGGTTTTGTTGAAGTACTTCTTTGTTGA
- a CDS encoding Putative protein methyltransferase hemK modifies release factors RF-1 and RF-2 (Evidence 3 : Function proposed based on presence of conserved amino acid motif, structural feature or limited homology; PubMedId : 11805295; Product type e : enzyme): MVERLVESGVQSAPLDAAYLMEAASGIPRWQFILDPEQPIPLDRSGLLESMVSRREAREPVAYILGVKEFWSLLLAVSPDVLIPRPDTETLVETALDKISVKCQGSETQHSTLNTRHSQLVIVDLGTGCGAVALALAVELPRALIYAIDRSPGACRIAGRNIDTLGLTNRVRCVQGDLLEPFRTIDAGGGCDLIVSNPPYIPSAACRVLAPEITAYEPVEAIDGGPDGLRYYRRIIEAAPAYLRDGGWLVFEVGDGQASAVMELIRKTEGFGPAEVRQDMAGRDRVVCAPRRERAHG, from the coding sequence GTGGTGGAGCGGCTGGTGGAGAGCGGCGTGCAGAGCGCGCCGCTTGACGCAGCGTACCTCATGGAGGCGGCGTCGGGCATTCCGAGGTGGCAGTTTATCCTGGATCCGGAGCAACCAATTCCCTTAGACAGATCCGGCCTCCTTGAATCGATGGTGTCCCGGCGCGAGGCCAGAGAGCCGGTTGCCTATATCCTTGGGGTAAAAGAGTTCTGGTCGCTTCTCTTGGCAGTGAGCCCGGATGTCCTGATTCCAAGGCCGGACACCGAAACGCTTGTCGAGACCGCCCTGGACAAGATCAGTGTCAAGTGTCAAGGCTCAGAGACCCAACACTCAACACTCAACACTCGACACTCACAACTGGTTATTGTGGATCTCGGCACCGGCTGCGGCGCCGTTGCCTTGGCGCTGGCGGTCGAACTGCCTCGTGCGCTCATTTATGCCATCGATCGTTCGCCGGGTGCCTGTCGAATCGCCGGACGGAACATAGACACGCTTGGACTGACGAACAGGGTTCGCTGCGTCCAAGGCGATCTTCTTGAGCCGTTTCGGACGATCGACGCCGGGGGAGGGTGTGACCTGATCGTATCAAATCCGCCGTATATTCCCTCAGCCGCCTGCCGCGTCTTAGCTCCTGAGATCACCGCCTACGAGCCTGTCGAGGCCATCGATGGCGGCCCGGACGGCCTGCGCTATTATCGGCGAATCATCGAAGCGGCTCCTGCCTATCTTCGCGACGGCGGTTGGCTGGTCTTCGAGGTCGGTGACGGTCAGGCATCCGCGGTGATGGAACTGATCCGGAAGACAGAAGGCTTCGGACCGGCGGAGGTGAGGCAGGACATGGCCGGTCGCGACCGGGTCGTGTGTGCGCCAAGGCGCGAGAGGGCGCATGGATAG
- the hisF gene encoding Imidazole glycerol phosphate synthase subunit hisF (Evidence 2a : Function of homologous gene experimentally demonstrated in an other organism; Product type e : enzyme), with amino-acid sequence MLAKRIIPCLDVKDGRVVKGTRFVDLRDAGDPAEVAALYDQQGADELVFLDITASYERRDILLDVVRRTAEMTFTPLTVGGGVRVVEDIRTLLLAGADKVSLNTAAVERPELLTEAAMRFGSQCIVLAIDAKRVSDSVKCQVSSVEVAGPHTPHPTPHTPSGAPRWQVYTHGGRTPTGLDAVGWAKQGEALGAGEILLTSMDRDGTKDGYDLALTRAVADAVTIPVIASGGAGTLDHLYEALVKGRADAALAASIFHFREYAIQDAKAYLRGRGVPVRD; translated from the coding sequence ATGCTGGCAAAGCGGATCATCCCATGTCTGGATGTGAAAGACGGGCGTGTCGTGAAAGGGACGCGGTTTGTAGATCTCCGCGACGCGGGCGATCCGGCCGAGGTGGCGGCGCTGTATGACCAACAGGGAGCTGACGAGCTGGTCTTTCTCGACATCACCGCCTCCTATGAGCGGCGGGACATCTTACTTGATGTGGTCCGTCGAACGGCCGAGATGACCTTTACCCCCCTCACCGTTGGTGGTGGAGTCCGGGTGGTAGAGGATATTCGAACGCTGCTGCTCGCAGGCGCCGACAAGGTCTCGCTGAACACGGCGGCCGTCGAGCGCCCGGAACTGCTTACTGAGGCCGCCATGCGGTTCGGAAGCCAGTGCATTGTCCTCGCCATCGATGCGAAACGGGTCAGTGATAGTGTCAAGTGTCAAGTGTCGAGTGTTGAGGTAGCAGGTCCCCACACCCCACACCCCACACCCCACACCCCATCCGGCGCTCCGCGCTGGCAGGTCTACACTCATGGTGGACGGACCCCGACCGGACTTGATGCTGTCGGGTGGGCGAAGCAAGGGGAGGCGCTCGGGGCCGGGGAGATCCTGCTGACCAGCATGGACAGAGATGGGACGAAGGATGGCTACGATCTGGCCCTCACTCGCGCAGTAGCAGATGCCGTGACGATCCCGGTCATCGCTTCGGGAGGCGCTGGTACGCTGGATCATCTGTATGAGGCATTGGTGAAAGGGAGGGCTGACGCTGCGCTGGCTGCCTCAATCTTTCATTTCCGTGAATACGCAATCCAGGATGCGAAGGCGTACCTGCGTGGCCGTGGCGTCCCGGTGCGGGATTAA
- the hisB gene encoding imidazoleglycerol-phosphate dehydratase (Evidence 2a : Function of homologous gene experimentally demonstrated in an other organism; PubMedId : 15042344, 3062174; Product type e : enzyme) translates to MSRTARVCRKTSETDVTVELNLDGTGRHTLQTQVPFLDHMLAQLATHGLFDLSIEARGDLQIDLHHTVEDVGIALGDAFAQAMGDKRGIRRFASALVPLDEALARVALDISGRPYLVYEASQLQGRIGDFDVTLVKEFMRALVMNMKVDLHVAVLYGENLHHCVEAIFKALAKCLDQATAIDLRIADVPSTKGSL, encoded by the coding sequence ATGAGCCGAACAGCCAGGGTATGCAGGAAGACCTCAGAAACCGATGTTACGGTGGAGCTCAACCTGGACGGAACGGGCCGACACACGCTTCAGACTCAGGTCCCTTTCCTTGATCACATGCTGGCCCAATTGGCGACACACGGTCTCTTCGACCTCAGCATTGAGGCGCGAGGCGACCTTCAGATCGATCTGCACCATACCGTGGAGGATGTCGGGATCGCGCTCGGCGACGCGTTCGCTCAGGCCATGGGGGACAAGCGGGGTATCCGGCGGTTCGCCTCGGCGCTTGTCCCGCTGGATGAGGCGCTGGCGCGCGTGGCGCTCGACATCAGCGGTCGTCCCTATCTGGTCTATGAGGCGTCCCAACTCCAGGGTCGGATCGGTGATTTCGATGTCACGCTCGTCAAGGAGTTCATGCGCGCTTTGGTTATGAACATGAAGGTAGACCTCCATGTGGCGGTCCTGTATGGTGAGAATCTGCACCATTGCGTCGAAGCGATCTTTAAGGCATTGGCCAAGTGTCTCGATCAGGCGACGGCGATTGATCTACGGATCGCCGACGTCCCCTCGACGAAAGGCAGTTTGTGA
- the hisA gene encoding N-(5'-phospho-L-ribosyl-formimino)-5-amino-1-(5'-phosphoribosyl)-4-imidazolecarboxamide isomerase (Evidence 2a : Function of homologous gene experimentally demonstrated in an other organism; PubMedId : 8028028; Product type e : enzyme): protein MLIIPAIDLKGGHVVRLSQGDPLRQTAYSADPVAMAKRWEDEGAPILHVVDLDGAFAGTPQQLSVVAQVARSIKIPVQLGGGLRNLAALEQAFASGIERAVIGTAAIQDEGFLREAAHRYPGRVLLGIDAKNGKVAVRGWVEATELLAADLAIRAADLPLAAIIYTDIERDGMLTGPNLGALQQMAQAARHPIIASGGIATLDDLRRVATLEPTIVIGALVGKALYEGRFSLNEAIAAAK from the coding sequence ATGCTGATCATTCCCGCGATCGACCTGAAAGGGGGCCACGTCGTTCGGTTGTCGCAAGGCGATCCCCTACGTCAAACCGCCTATTCCGCCGACCCGGTCGCTATGGCCAAGAGGTGGGAGGATGAAGGGGCGCCGATTCTGCACGTGGTCGATCTTGACGGCGCCTTTGCCGGAACGCCGCAGCAGCTTTCCGTTGTTGCCCAAGTGGCCCGATCGATCAAGATTCCTGTGCAGCTTGGTGGCGGATTACGGAATCTAGCTGCCTTGGAGCAGGCGTTTGCCTCCGGCATCGAGCGAGCCGTCATTGGGACGGCTGCCATCCAGGATGAGGGATTCTTGAGGGAGGCTGCCCATCGCTATCCCGGTCGCGTACTGCTCGGAATCGATGCGAAAAACGGGAAGGTTGCGGTACGGGGTTGGGTGGAGGCCACCGAGCTGCTCGCGGCCGATCTGGCGATACGAGCGGCCGATCTTCCGCTGGCAGCGATTATCTATACCGATATCGAGCGAGACGGGATGCTCACGGGACCGAATCTGGGCGCGTTGCAACAAATGGCTCAGGCGGCCCGCCACCCGATCATCGCGTCCGGAGGGATTGCCACACTCGACGATCTCAGGCGAGTCGCGACGCTTGAACCCACTATCGTCATTGGTGCCCTGGTCGGGAAGGCCCTGTACGAGGGTAGATTCTCACTGAACGAAGCGATTGCGGCGGCAAAATAA
- the hisG gene encoding ATP phosphoribosyltransferase (ATP-PRTase) (ATP-PRT): protein MTPGTSNNDVIAIALPKGRLLSPVMALFEGMGITCLRGFADSRRLICEDPVRQLQFLTLKPADIPTYVEHGAADMGIVGKDQLLEQCRDVYEPLDLRFGACRLVVAEPAELRKQDDPHSWSHLRLATKYPHLAEAFFSRKGIQAEIIKLNGSLELAPLVGLAERIVDLVETGQTLKENGLVEVEEIAKATARLIVNRASLKTKYRRVQDLIEEMRKQVEAQSVRARV from the coding sequence ATGACACCTGGAACTTCAAATAACGACGTCATTGCCATCGCGCTGCCCAAGGGCCGTCTGTTATCCCCTGTCATGGCGCTCTTTGAGGGAATGGGCATCACATGTCTCCGAGGTTTTGCTGATTCACGCCGCCTGATCTGCGAGGACCCGGTTCGACAACTGCAGTTCCTCACATTGAAACCTGCCGACATTCCGACCTACGTTGAGCACGGTGCCGCCGATATGGGGATCGTGGGGAAGGACCAGCTCCTCGAGCAGTGCCGTGATGTCTATGAGCCGCTGGATCTCAGATTCGGCGCCTGTCGACTTGTTGTCGCAGAGCCCGCCGAACTCCGTAAGCAGGATGACCCCCATTCCTGGTCGCATCTGAGACTGGCTACCAAATATCCACATCTCGCGGAAGCGTTCTTCAGCCGCAAAGGGATCCAGGCAGAGATCATTAAATTAAATGGGTCTCTTGAGCTTGCGCCCCTTGTGGGGCTGGCCGAGCGAATCGTTGACCTCGTGGAGACCGGACAGACCTTGAAGGAGAACGGGTTGGTGGAGGTTGAGGAGATCGCCAAGGCTACGGCGCGGCTCATCGTCAATCGGGCGAGCCTCAAGACAAAGTACCGCCGGGTCCAGGATCTGATCGAGGAGATGCGGAAGCAGGTTGAGGCGCAATCGGTGAGGGCGCGCGTATGA
- the prfA gene encoding peptide chain release factor 1 (Evidence 2a : Function of homologous gene experimentally demonstrated in an other organism; PubMedId : 8821264; Product type f : factor), with the protein MLQLRERLDAIEQRSTEVLLQMGDPAIITDQARFQRLAKAHAELEPVVEAYQQYRKLLQDLEETKALLHDGTEDDVRELAEAELKELAVKREKLEEELTLLLLPRDPADEKSIILEVRAGAGGDEAALFAAELVRMYGRYAELRGWKVEMLSSSQTGVGGVKEAILSIEGRGAYSRLKFESGVHRVQRVPVTESSGRIHTSTVTVAVLPEAEDVEIQIDPKDLRIDVFRSTGPGGQSVNTTDSAVRITHLPTGMVVSCQDEKSQHKNRAKAMKVLRARLLEAATAQQAAEISQARRQQVGTGDRSERIRTYNFPQGRVTDHRIGLTLHSLPRILEGEIEELIGALAASDQAARLKALV; encoded by the coding sequence ATGTTACAGTTGCGTGAGCGCCTGGACGCCATCGAACAGCGATCTACCGAGGTCCTGTTGCAGATGGGTGATCCGGCTATTATCACCGATCAGGCTCGCTTTCAGCGGTTGGCCAAGGCGCATGCGGAACTGGAACCGGTGGTGGAGGCCTATCAGCAGTATCGTAAGCTCCTGCAGGACCTGGAAGAGACGAAAGCCTTACTGCACGACGGCACCGAAGACGATGTGCGCGAGTTGGCAGAGGCGGAGCTGAAGGAGCTGGCCGTCAAGCGGGAGAAACTTGAGGAGGAACTTACGCTGTTGTTGCTTCCTCGCGATCCGGCCGATGAGAAAAGTATCATCTTGGAGGTACGGGCTGGGGCCGGCGGCGACGAGGCCGCACTGTTCGCTGCGGAGCTGGTCAGGATGTACGGCCGTTACGCGGAACTACGAGGCTGGAAGGTGGAGATGCTGTCTTCAAGTCAGACGGGGGTTGGCGGAGTGAAGGAGGCGATCCTCAGCATTGAGGGGCGCGGCGCGTACAGCCGCCTGAAATTCGAGAGCGGCGTCCACCGGGTGCAGCGGGTCCCTGTTACCGAGTCAAGTGGTCGGATTCACACCTCTACCGTCACAGTTGCCGTTCTGCCGGAGGCGGAGGATGTGGAGATACAGATTGACCCCAAGGATCTTCGGATCGATGTCTTTCGGTCAACAGGGCCTGGAGGGCAGTCCGTCAACACCACCGATTCAGCCGTGCGAATTACCCATCTGCCGACCGGAATGGTGGTGTCCTGTCAGGATGAGAAGTCGCAGCATAAGAATCGAGCCAAGGCGATGAAGGTATTGCGAGCCCGCCTGCTTGAGGCTGCCACGGCACAGCAGGCGGCAGAGATTTCGCAGGCGCGCCGTCAGCAGGTCGGCACAGGAGATCGGAGTGAACGGATACGCACCTACAATTTCCCACAGGGGCGGGTCACCGACCATCGAATCGGGCTCACGCTCCACAGCCTCCCGCGGATCCTGGAGGGGGAGATCGAGGAGCTGATCGGCGCGCTCGCAGCCAGCGATCAGGCCGCGCGATTGAAGGCGTTGGTGTGA
- the hisD gene encoding histidinol dehydrogenase (HDH) (Evidence 2a : Function of homologous gene experimentally demonstrated in an other organism; PubMedId : 11842181; Product type e : enzyme), producing the protein MKLLQAGSQEWRLFVAQLRSRQGALPAEVERTVRGILDAIRTGGDSALFEQTERFDGVRLDAASVQVKSGEVEAAYVALPPASLEAIKTAVSRVRAFHLRQLRPSWFSEEDGAIVGMVVRPLDRVGIYVPGGTAAYPSTVLMNAIPAAIAGVAEVVMCTPPRRDGKVADAVLVAADLCGVHTIYKAGGVQAVAAMAYGTASIPRVDKIVGPGNVYVAAAKRLVFGQVGIDMIAGPTELLIIADEEADAAWVAADLLSQAEHDPLSSAMLLTPSQRLAGEVVNEVTRQVALLPRRQIAEASLEQFGAAVVVKGLGEAATLCNEIAPEHLELLVKDPWGLLPQIRHAGAIFMGGASPEVVGDYLAGPNHILPTGGTARFASPLSVADFQRQSSLIAFSRQKLEALEPTLVELARLEGLEAHARAASIRRLS; encoded by the coding sequence ATGAAGCTGCTTCAGGCCGGATCGCAAGAGTGGCGGCTGTTTGTCGCGCAGCTCAGGTCCCGACAAGGCGCGCTGCCTGCCGAAGTTGAGCGGACCGTTCGCGGTATCCTTGACGCGATACGGACGGGCGGTGATAGCGCTCTTTTCGAGCAGACGGAGCGGTTCGACGGTGTCCGTCTCGATGCCGCGTCGGTGCAGGTGAAGTCAGGGGAGGTTGAGGCCGCATATGTCGCCTTGCCGCCCGCGTCCCTTGAGGCGATCAAGACGGCGGTATCGCGGGTCAGGGCCTTTCATCTCCGACAGCTCCGCCCCTCCTGGTTCTCGGAGGAAGACGGGGCGATCGTCGGGATGGTTGTCCGTCCGCTGGACCGGGTAGGGATCTATGTTCCTGGTGGCACGGCGGCCTACCCGTCTACGGTGCTCATGAATGCGATTCCGGCTGCGATTGCCGGCGTCGCGGAGGTCGTGATGTGTACGCCGCCGCGTCGCGACGGCAAGGTCGCGGACGCGGTGCTGGTTGCTGCCGATCTGTGCGGGGTTCATACGATCTATAAGGCGGGCGGCGTTCAGGCAGTGGCGGCCATGGCCTATGGGACTGCATCGATTCCGAGGGTGGATAAGATCGTGGGTCCGGGAAACGTGTATGTTGCGGCGGCCAAGCGGCTGGTCTTCGGACAGGTCGGGATCGATATGATCGCCGGCCCGACGGAGTTGTTGATCATCGCCGACGAGGAGGCCGACGCCGCCTGGGTTGCCGCCGACCTGCTTTCGCAGGCTGAACATGATCCGCTCTCCAGCGCGATGCTGCTCACTCCATCCCAGCGGCTTGCCGGAGAGGTGGTGAACGAGGTCACACGCCAAGTCGCGCTGTTGCCCAGGCGACAGATTGCAGAGGCCTCCTTGGAGCAGTTCGGCGCGGCAGTCGTCGTGAAGGGACTGGGCGAGGCCGCCACCCTCTGCAATGAGATCGCGCCTGAGCACCTGGAACTATTGGTGAAGGACCCCTGGGGACTATTGCCGCAAATCAGACACGCGGGCGCTATTTTCATGGGAGGTGCCAGTCCGGAGGTAGTGGGTGATTACCTGGCCGGACCGAATCATATCCTGCCGACCGGAGGGACGGCGCGTTTTGCGTCGCCCCTCTCCGTGGCCGATTTCCAACGTCAGAGTTCACTGATCGCCTTCAGCCGACAGAAGCTGGAGGCACTGGAGCCGACATTGGTTGAGCTGGCCCGTCTGGAGGGACTTGAGGCCCACGCGAGGGCGGCCTCGATCCGGAGGCTGAGCTGA